The Sinorhizobium fredii genome contains the following window.
TCCGAGCGCGGCGATCTCATCCTCGATCGTCGTTCGGTATTTCGTCTGCTGAACCATCGTCAGAGATCCTGCGAAAGAGCCGACATTTCCGGCTGACGCGTGGGACGGCCGCGCCGGCGGACCGGCCTTTGCTCCGGGAGCATCCGTTGGAACCAGCCGATCGTATGAGTCAGCCCCTCGTGTAGCGGAACCTTCGGCTCCCAGCCGAGAAGCGATTTTGCCCGGGCAATGTCGGGGCGGCGGCGTTGCGGATCATCGGGCGGCAAGGGTGCGTGGACGATCGTCGACGCGGTCCTGACTTTCGAAAGCACGAGCTCGGCGAGCTCGATGACGGTGAACTCGCCCGGATTGCCGAGGTTCACCGGCACCCCCGGATTGGGATCGCGATTCATCAGCCTGATCAAGCCCTCGACGAGATCGGACACATAGCAGAAGGACCGCGTCTGCTCGCCGCTGCCATAGACCGTCAGCGGCTCGTTGTTCAGCGCCTGGACGATGAAGTTCGAGACGATCCGGCCGTCGTTCGGGCGCATGTGCGGGCCGTAAGTGTTGAAGATACGCGCCACTTTCGCGTCGACGCTGCCGGCCCGCAGGCTGTCGAAGCAAAGCGCCTCGGCCGCCCGCTTGCCTTCGTCGTAGCAGGCCCGCGGCCCGGTGCAGTTGACATGGCCCCAATATTCCTCCTGCTGCGGATGCTGTTGCGGATCGCCGTA
Protein-coding sequences here:
- a CDS encoding UDP-glucuronic acid decarboxylase family protein, whose protein sequence is MAKRNGANRAKVILVAGGAGFVGSHLCSALLDAGNRVICLDSYLTGSPANVAELQRNPYFTMVEQDVCDEIASDEPLDEIYNLACPASPPSYQADPIHTMMTSVTGTGNLLRLAARHGARFLQASTSEIYGDPQQHPQQEEYWGHVNCTGPRACYDEGKRAAEALCFDSLRAGSVDAKVARIFNTYGPHMRPNDGRIVSNFIVQALNNEPLTVYGSGEQTRSFCYVSDLVEGLIRLMNRDPNPGVPVNLGNPGEFTVIELAELVLSKVRTASTIVHAPLPPDDPQRRRPDIARAKSLLGWEPKVPLHEGLTHTIGWFQRMLPEQRPVRRRGRPTRQPEMSALSQDL